In the genome of Desulfovibrio desulfuricans, one region contains:
- a CDS encoding pyridoxamine 5'-phosphate oxidase family protein: MKKVIDFLSANTTVFIATSDAGAARVRPFQFQFEEKGRLWFCTARSKQTFAQLQADPRLEFSCVSPTMVTLRVKGTANLDDDMHVKQRIIENNGLVRSIYGSAENPDFTVFSVDHGTAFMFDFSGNPPESFSF; this comes from the coding sequence ATGAAAAAGGTCATCGACTTTCTCTCGGCCAACACCACCGTATTTATCGCCACTTCTGACGCTGGCGCGGCCCGAGTGCGGCCCTTTCAGTTTCAGTTTGAGGAAAAAGGCCGTCTGTGGTTCTGCACCGCGCGCAGCAAACAGACTTTTGCCCAGCTGCAGGCAGACCCCCGGCTGGAGTTTTCGTGCGTATCGCCCACGATGGTGACCCTGCGCGTCAAGGGCACGGCCAATCTGGACGACGATATGCACGTCAAGCAGCGTATTATTGAAAACAACGGCCTTGTACGCTCCATCTACGGCTCGGCTGAAAACCCGGACTTTACCGTTTTCAGCGTTGACCACGGCACGGCGTTTATGTTTGATTTTAGCGGCAACCCACCGGAGTCTTTCAGCTTTTAA
- a CDS encoding MarR family winged helix-turn-helix transcriptional regulator, with product METNHIVSLVSRLRTQANSLIVAELEKRGHSGLAPSHGAILHALAARGPLHMSALAEAIGKQKNTVTTLVNKLEQAGYVFKTPSPHDSRVTLVSLSAKAQAAQPDFEAISQTLLAAVWGDMPQAERETLVRGLEKVLRNISLTAIS from the coding sequence ATGGAAACAAACCACATTGTCTCCCTTGTCAGCCGCCTACGCACGCAGGCCAACAGCCTGATCGTCGCCGAGCTTGAAAAGCGCGGGCACAGCGGTCTGGCCCCGTCGCACGGGGCTATTCTGCATGCCCTGGCGGCTCGGGGCCCCTTGCACATGAGCGCGCTGGCCGAGGCCATCGGCAAGCAAAAAAACACCGTAACCACACTGGTCAACAAGCTGGAACAGGCAGGCTACGTGTTCAAAACCCCTTCGCCGCACGATTCGCGGGTGACCCTGGTTTCACTTTCGGCCAAGGCTCAGGCCGCCCAGCCGGATTTTGAAGCCATTTCGCAAACCCTGCTGGCCGCCGTATGGGGCGACATGCCGCAGGCCGAGAGAGAAACGCTTGTGCGCGGGCTGGAAAAAGTGCTGCGCAACATCAGCCTTACGGCCATATCCTGA